In Chiroxiphia lanceolata isolate bChiLan1 chromosome 11, bChiLan1.pri, whole genome shotgun sequence, the genomic window TCCCTCCACCCAAAATCAGACCCCAAACCCAAAGTAATCTTTTTAAATGCAAGGGAAACATGTCCTGTAAGAGCAAGCAACTGTTTTGGCAACTATTTTAGATAGGCCTGAAGCAGAGATGCTCCTCTTTGCGCGACCATAACAGCACTGGAACAAAGTGTTCCTCTTATGTTGCTAGATTACACACAACTGTGATCATATTCATTTGGAGTGCAGACACATAACAGGATCATCTTGTAAAACCAAAGATGTGGCCTGTGACTGAGATTTGGACATTTTCATTAAGCACAATCACAGTAACTGCCAAGTTATGTTGGgtctggaaagctgctcagcagaaaaggacctgtgGGTGCTGGTTGAGAGCAAggtgaacatgagccagcatgtgcccaggtggccaagggcatcctggcttttatcagcaatagtgtggccagcaggaccagggtaGTGATCATCCCCTTGTACTCAGCAGTGTGGTGAGGTGACATCAGAAATTTCCAAGCACAGGGAAAGACTCCTGAGTATCAGACACACTCTGCTACTTTTTGTGACTCCTCACAGTCAGCACCTGTGAGGATCAAGGGACATGGAGACTAAAAACACACATGGAATTCCTCCTGCACCTGCCTGGATTTCAGAGTAGTATTAGCAAACTTTGACCAAGCAACATCCTTTCTTCCCTGAGCTGCCCAGCCACAAAATGAACAGGATCAGGAAACTGATCTGGGTTAAAAGTATCCATTTTTTGCTGGTTCCCCACATGCTCCAGAAGCAGGTGTTCCAGCAGTGTTTGCACAAGtgaaaactgtttctgaaacaCCTTAGTATTCTCAGAGGTGTGAAGCCTCAAGAAGATCTTAGCAGCTGATTAAGAACattacaaaaatgaaagcagaactgtccaaggccgggctggatggcaccctgagcaacctggtccagtggaaggtgttgcTGCCCCTGGCATGGGGGATGGAACCAGGgatcttttaaggtcccttctaactcaaaccattctctgGTTCTACGAAAGGCAGCCAAAGACACACAGTCCTAGAGAGAGTGTCCTGCTCACTGGAAGAGGTTCTTGTGTTTTGTAACACAAGAAGTGCAACAGTCTCTATGTAATAATTATTCCACAGCCATGCAACGATGAAACTAAAACCTGAATTTGTCTAAAGATCACTTAGCAGCTTTGACAGAGAGTATTGCCCAGAAATCAGGAGAGGGATGATAAAATGTAGTCTGTTTCCATGACTCTCTGGGACAGCAAATCAAGACTTGGAGAATGAGTTTCAAAAAAGTTAATTGCCACTGCTGGCTTGCACaagtcacagaagaaaatgggGCATCAAGTGTGAATACTCTTGTTTCGAATACTtgtcagaaaaattaaagcacCCTTTCCTCTTGCAagagcaggaaagcagaagcATTCAGTTTCTCTTCCCTAGTTACATTTACTGCTTCAGACTTCAGTTTCCTGTTTTTTGCAGCAAGGGGTTTAATCTCTTCTAATCTAATCCAACCATCAAACAGAAATTCTCCCATCTGACAGTCAGTTGTGGCTGGTTTCCAAAGACCCCCTCCTACAGCACCCAGCCcatgtgccagcacagcaggtgATGGTTTGCCTTCCTCAGGCAAAGCAGCTGGACATGTGAGGGGGACTTGGTGATCATTCTTTTGAACATGTTATGGTTATCACGGGCATGCAGTTAAGACTGCAAAACTGCGTTATGTCTTgttggaattaaaaataaaactgagatgCTGTGgttggagctgcagggagcaaCGTGAGACCAACGTGATCCTGGGCCTGTGGGTCAAAGTCCAGAAATACGTTGGCTTAGACATGCATCAAACTGCCAGGAAGCATTTCCCGTTAGCTCACTAAACCTCAGTGCCCACTGACCTGCCCTTTGCGGTGGGGAGAGGTGAAACAGCCTAGAATGACAGAAATATCTGCCAAAATGCCTCTTCTGCCTAGTCCTTATCAGACCCCGTGCCCCGAGATGCTTTGCAGACTAAAATTCCCCATATCAGAGGCCTTGCAGCGAGACCACGGGCACCTCATCAAGAGAGGGCGAGCATCACACAGTCTCACACTCAGCCTCGAGCCTTCGGACGAGCCGCAGCAGAGTAACCACCAGGACCCAGCGCTGTGCTCGCCTTTACTCCAGGGCCACATGCAGCGTTGCTGGCGCTGCCCTGGAGCACCGGCGCTTCCTTCACACCCCTCCTTACAGGTTCAGTTTTCACCACGGCAGCCCAGGAGCCCCGGGGCGCTGGGAGGAGCCCCACGGGAGCGCGGCAGCCCCGGGAGGCAGCGAGGGGAGCCCCCGGAGCGGTGACACCGCCGGCTATAATTAGCGCAGTGCAGGGCTTCCCCCGGACAGCAGCGGCGGGCGAGAGGGCTCCCCGGTACAacgacaacaacaacaaccagCACCGCTCCGGCGGGTGTGAGCTGCGCGGGGCGGGACACGGGGACCGGGGGCCTTACGGGTCGCGGCCGGCGTCGCGCTCCAGGAGGACGATGTAGCGCGGGTAGTGGGCGCAGACCTCGCCGTGCAGGTTGGGGATCACGCTGTAGCGATAATCGCGGCCGAAGAGCTCCAGGCACCGCCGCTCGATCCGCTCCACCTGCGCAGAGCCACCGCTCAGTGCCCGCCGCGCCGGGACCCCCGAACCCCGCTCCCCCCGAGCCCCGGTGCCCTCACCTTGGCagcggcggcgccgccgccgtCCTTGGCGCGGTACTGTGCCCGGGAGAACTCGAGCAGTAGCTCGGCCAGGGCGCGGTCCCCGGAGCCCGCCGGGGGGCAGCCGcgggccgccgccgccatggccgCGCCGCTCACCGCCGCCGCCTCGGGCCCATCGCCCCGCCCGCCGCTTTCcgcccgccgccaccgcccctTCCGCCCGCTCCGCCGTCATCGGTGAGCGCCGGGCCGCGCTCCGCCCCGGGGCAGCGGGACCGCTCCGGGGGGAGCGGGCTGAGCTCCCCACCCGCGCGTAGAAAGACGGGGCAAAGGCTGTCTAGGCGTGCGCAGGACGCTGTGCTTCATAAAGAACCCCCTCCCGAGGTGTGGCCGCGCACACCGAGCCAGTGCCGGTCGGAGCTGCGGGATGAGCGGTACCGCGGGACACTGGTTCTTGCAGGGGAACACAAAGTGTTTTTCATCCGCGTTTGTCTGACTTGCAAACCAGATGCGAATCTTGACAAGACTTGGAAGAGAATGAGGCCCCTGGAGCATTTTATGACAGCCGAGTTTAAGTGCAGCTAAGGCGGTGCATCTCGGCACCCTGAGAAAGAAACTGGGCCGAGGTGGTCTGGtttctgctgggtttgggaCCAGTGGGAGGCTGCCGGGGCGGGGGCAGGACTTTGGAGGGCACCTGCCGGCATACAAGTGCCTCAGGGCGACAGCCCGGCACACCTGACCTGGCACAGCTGCGTACCCGGCCCTGTCACCCCAGCTGACCTGGCGCACCTTGTGTACCCTGGCTCTGTCACCACACCTGACCTGGCGCACCTTCTGTACCCCGGCCCTGTCATCACACCTGACCTGGCACAGTCATGTAACTGGCCCTGCGCTGTCACACGAGAGGTTCTGGGTCGGGTCCCGCTGTCCCAGTGCCATACTGGTGGCAACTCAACTTACTCCGTCCCCACCAAGCGGGTGGGGAAGCTCTGCTCCCCGCCCCGCGGGCTACGCCGGACACTCGCGGGGTCGCAGGGGGTACGGGAGGATGGACGCCCTCCCTGCGGGCGCGCTCCGGCCAAACGCACCCCCCGGGGACCCGCCGGCACTGACCGGGCCGTGCCCAGGtgctgccccaggcaggggcGGACCGGGGAGCGGGCccgggggagcggggcgggcccggcgcCGGCTGTGTCCCGGCTCGGCGACCCGACCCGAGCCGTGCCGAGCTGAGCCGTGCCGAACACTGCCCGTCGCGAGGCGACCCGAGCCCGAGGCGGGCGCAGCCGAAGGCGGCCGGAGCAGCCCGATCCCTGGGGGGCGCGCGCGGCGGGCTCGGctcaggctgggctgggctgggctcggCTCAGGACGGCCGGGCTCGGCTGGGCTCGGGCTCGGCTCCGCAGTGGCGGGGGGCGCGCGGCCGCGCGCgcgcggcgggagcgcgcgGGGCGCAGAGGCGGCAGCCAAGATGGCGGCGCGGGTGTCGCAGGGCCCGGCAGCCCGCGGGCGCTCTTAGGCCGcggccccccccgccccgccgacCCCGGGCGGGCCCCCCGCCGTCCCGGCCCCTCCCGCCCTCCGGCAGTGGCGGCCGGCAGGATGCTGCCCTCGCAGGAAGCCTCCAAGCTGTACCATGACAACTACGTGCGGAACTCGCGCGCCATCGGCGTGCTCTGGGCCATCTTCACCATCTGCTTCGCCATCATCAACGTGGTGGTCTTCATCCAGCCCTACTGGGTGGGCGACAGCGTCAACACGCCCAAGCCCGGGTACTTCGGGCTGTTCCACTATTGCGTGGGCAGCGGGCTGGCGGGCCGGGAGCTGTCGTGCCGTGGCTCCTTCACCGACTTCAGCACCATCCCCTCGGGCGCCTTCCAGGCGGCCGCGTTCTTCGTGCTGCTCTCCATGGTGCTGACGCTGGGCTGCATCACCTGCTTCGCCCTGTTCTTCTTCTGCAACACCGCCACCGTCTACAAGATCTGCGCCTGgatgcagctgctggcaggtaCGCTCCGGCACCGGGAGCACCGGCACCGGGAGCACCGGCCCGCCCCGGGCCTGGCGGCGGGCGATGGGCGGGGGGAATGTGGGCAGCGCCGGGTGTGGGGCACTCCGGGAGGACCTGGCACTGGTAGTGGGGtctctggctgcagggagcaCGGAGGTTGCTCAAGGAAGCTGGGCTGGGTCCAAGCACTGCGGGGCCGTGGTTCCAGGATCCAGCCTCATGGCTCCTTGGGACACCCAGGCCGGGTGCAAGTGCTGACAGACTACCAGGAATGGACACCAGTTGGGGACACTGCCACCCAGGGCTCCCTAGTATCCCCTGGCCACAAACAACACTAGGGCTGCCCAAGAAAGCTGGGTTCTGGTACAAGTACTGGGTACAAGTAACCCTACAGTATCCCAGCCAGGAGCCAGGCCCAGGACATCCCAGGACTTCCTGGGACACCCAGGGCAGGAACTGGCACTCACAGAGCACCAGGAACAGGTGCTGACACTGGTGCCTGGGGCTCCCCAGGCAGAGGTTGGCTTCAGGGAACACTGGGGTTGCTCAAGGAATCTGGGCAGGGTACAAGCACTGTCGGGCCATGGGACATGCCAGCAAAGAAGTGTCTTCAGGACACTCCAGGGCTTCCTGGGACACCCAGGCCAGGCACTAGCACTAACAGAGCACCAGGAATTTGCACCTGTTCTGGGCTCTGGAACCTGCAGTTCCCCAGGAAGGTCTGACTCCAGGGAACCACAGGACTCACCGGGACACAGCAGGAAAGCTGGATCAGGGACTCCCCTTAGGGGATCCCGGAACAGGAGCTGGCCTTGGCCAGCTGGGCAGCCTGGAGTACCTCAGGAAAGCTGAGCCAGCCACTGGCCTTGGAGCACCTCGGGACATCCTGGGCCAGGGACCAGCCTTGGGACACCCCAGTCAGGAACCAGTGTTGGGACACCCTACAACAGGGACTGACAGAATCAAGGACCAACTGCAAGATGGCCTAGGACACATTGGACCTGGGATCAGGCCCCTGGGGATGCAGACACCCCAGGACAGTCCACATCAGGGACTAGCCTTTCTGTCAAACCAGCCCCAGGGACATAACTGAGCAAGCCTGTCCCCAAGGGATACTCACTTTAGGGGAATCCCCAGTGCCTGAAGGAACCTCATCACTGGCAGGAGCCCATGCATGGATCCCCCAGCCCTGTAAAAGCACCTGTGCACAGACAGACCCTTCAGCTCCCTCTTAAAGACATGTTGTGCCCAggccccctccctcctgcatcATGAAAGAGCTGTGAGGACAAGCCTTTCTGAGCTCTCTCCAGTGCTTCCCATGGGGACACACTATACATTTACCTTGAGGTCTGCTCAGGCATGACCACAG contains:
- the LHFPL4 gene encoding LHFPL tetraspan subfamily member 4 protein yields the protein MLPSQEASKLYHDNYVRNSRAIGVLWAIFTICFAIINVVVFIQPYWVGDSVNTPKPGYFGLFHYCVGSGLAGRELSCRGSFTDFSTIPSGAFQAAAFFVLLSMVLTLGCITCFALFFFCNTATVYKICAWMQLLAALCLVLGCMIFPDGWDAETIRDMCGEKTGKYSLGDCSVRWAYILAIIGILNALILSFLAFVLGNRQNDLLHEELKTESKDFVGTARI